One region of Brachybacterium saurashtrense genomic DNA includes:
- a CDS encoding F0F1 ATP synthase subunit gamma has product MGAQQRVYKQRIRSAQGMKKIFKAKEMVAASRIAKAHARVEATTPYAEALTRAIGSVAAHSTEIAHPFLDAERSQTGRAGILMITADRGMTGPYSHNVIREAEQLANTLRDEGKEPVMYVVGRKGDSYYRFRNRIPQRSWTPYKEHELPALGREIATTLTEDLLSEDPSVHLDELYVVGTRFHSRFVQEARSVRMVPMGLGAVRGENAPAYPLYEFVPDAESVIGELLPRYIRSRIINILLQAMASEHASTQRAMKTATDNAETQINKFTRLANSARQAEITQEITEIVGGADALSGSGRTER; this is encoded by the coding sequence ATGGGAGCCCAGCAGAGGGTTTACAAGCAGAGGATCCGTTCCGCACAGGGGATGAAGAAGATCTTCAAGGCCAAGGAGATGGTCGCGGCCTCGCGCATCGCCAAGGCGCATGCACGGGTCGAGGCGACCACGCCCTACGCCGAGGCGCTCACCCGCGCGATCGGGTCGGTGGCGGCGCACTCCACGGAGATCGCGCATCCGTTCCTGGACGCCGAGCGGTCGCAGACCGGCCGCGCCGGGATCCTCATGATTACCGCGGACCGCGGCATGACCGGCCCGTACTCGCACAATGTGATCCGTGAGGCGGAGCAGCTCGCGAACACGCTGCGCGACGAGGGCAAGGAGCCCGTGATGTACGTCGTCGGCCGCAAGGGCGACTCGTACTACCGGTTCCGCAACAGGATCCCGCAGCGCTCCTGGACCCCGTACAAGGAGCACGAGCTGCCCGCTCTGGGCCGGGAGATCGCGACCACCCTCACCGAGGACCTGCTCAGCGAGGATCCGTCGGTGCACCTCGACGAGCTGTACGTGGTGGGCACCCGCTTCCACAGCCGCTTCGTCCAGGAGGCCCGCTCGGTGCGCATGGTGCCGATGGGCCTGGGTGCGGTGCGCGGCGAGAACGCGCCCGCCTACCCGCTGTACGAGTTCGTGCCGGACGCGGAGAGCGTGATCGGCGAGCTCCTGCCGCGCTACATCCGCTCGCGCATCATCAACATCCTGCTGCAGGCGATGGCCTCGGAGCACGCCTCCACGCAGCGTGCGATGAAGACCGCCACCGACAACGCGGAGACCCAGATCAACAAGTTCACCCGGCTGGCGAACTCCGCCCGCCAGGCGGAGATCACCCAGGAGATCACGGAGATCGTCGGCGGTGCCGACGCGCTCTCGGGATCCGGCCGCACCGAACGCTGA
- the atpA gene encoding F0F1 ATP synthase subunit alpha yields MAELTISPEEIRNALDTAVSTYQAGATEREEIGRVSEAADGIARVEGLPNVMANELVSFEDGTLGLALNLELREVGVVVLGEFSGIEEGQQVRRTGQVLSVPVGDGYLGRVVDPTGAPIDGLGSIETVGRRALELQAPGVMQRKAVKEPMQTGLKAIDAMTPIGRGQRQLIIGDRQTGKTTIGIDTILNQKANWESGDPDKQVRCIYVAVGQKGSTIASVRATLEENGAMEYTTIVAAPASDPAGFKYIAPYTGSAIGQHWMYEGKHVLIIFDDLSKQAEAYRAVSLLLRRPPGREAYPGDVFYLHSRLLERCAKLSDEMGGGSMTGLPIIETKANDVSAYIPTNVISITDGQCFLQSDLFNANQRPAVDVGVSVSRVGGSAQTKAMKAVSGTLKIDLAQFRDLEAFAMFASDLDAASKQQLNRGARLMELLKQPQNTPFPMEEQVVSIWAGTKGKFDDIEVEDVRAFESQLLEHLRHNGGVLEAIRTSGKFESSTEEELSTLLDQVKQDFLAGKGDGEARNDVSGRLDADKIEQEQIVRG; encoded by the coding sequence ATGGCGGAGCTCACGATCAGCCCGGAGGAGATCCGGAACGCCCTGGACACCGCGGTGTCCACCTATCAGGCAGGCGCCACCGAGCGCGAGGAGATCGGCCGCGTCAGCGAGGCCGCCGACGGCATCGCGCGCGTCGAGGGCCTCCCGAACGTCATGGCCAACGAGCTCGTCAGCTTCGAGGACGGCACCCTCGGCCTCGCCCTGAACCTCGAGCTGCGCGAGGTCGGCGTGGTCGTCCTCGGCGAGTTTTCCGGCATCGAGGAGGGCCAGCAGGTGCGTCGCACCGGCCAGGTCCTCTCCGTCCCCGTCGGCGACGGCTACCTGGGTCGCGTGGTGGACCCCACCGGCGCCCCGATCGACGGCCTCGGCTCGATCGAGACCGTCGGCCGCCGCGCCCTGGAGCTGCAGGCGCCCGGCGTCATGCAGCGCAAGGCCGTCAAGGAGCCGATGCAGACCGGGCTCAAGGCGATCGACGCGATGACCCCGATCGGCCGCGGTCAGCGCCAGCTGATCATCGGCGACCGCCAGACCGGCAAGACCACGATCGGCATCGACACGATCCTGAACCAGAAGGCCAACTGGGAGTCCGGCGACCCGGACAAGCAGGTGCGCTGCATCTACGTCGCCGTGGGCCAGAAGGGTTCGACGATCGCCTCCGTGCGCGCGACCCTCGAGGAGAACGGGGCGATGGAGTACACCACCATCGTCGCCGCCCCGGCCTCCGACCCGGCCGGCTTCAAGTACATCGCCCCCTACACCGGCTCGGCCATCGGCCAGCACTGGATGTACGAGGGCAAGCACGTGCTGATCATCTTCGACGACCTGTCGAAGCAGGCCGAGGCCTACCGCGCCGTGTCGCTGCTGCTGCGCCGTCCGCCGGGCCGTGAGGCCTACCCGGGCGACGTCTTCTACCTGCACTCCCGCCTGCTCGAGCGCTGCGCGAAGCTCAGCGACGAGATGGGCGGCGGCTCGATGACCGGCCTGCCGATCATTGAGACCAAGGCGAACGACGTCTCGGCGTACATCCCCACCAACGTCATCTCGATCACCGACGGCCAGTGCTTCCTGCAGTCGGACCTGTTCAACGCGAACCAGCGCCCGGCGGTCGACGTCGGCGTCTCGGTCTCCCGTGTGGGCGGCTCCGCGCAGACCAAGGCGATGAAGGCCGTCTCCGGCACGCTGAAGATCGACCTGGCGCAGTTCCGCGACCTCGAGGCCTTCGCGATGTTCGCCTCGGACCTGGACGCCGCCTCGAAGCAGCAGCTCAACCGCGGCGCCCGCCTGATGGAGCTGCTCAAGCAGCCGCAGAACACCCCGTTCCCGATGGAGGAGCAGGTCGTCTCCATCTGGGCCGGCACCAAGGGCAAGTTCGACGACATCGAGGTCGAGGACGTCCGCGCCTTCGAGTCCCAGCTGCTCGAGCACCTGCGCCACAACGGCGGCGTCCTCGAGGCGATCCGCACCTCCGGCAAGTTCGAGTCCTCCACGGAGGAGGAGCTCTCGACCCTGCTGGACCAGGTGAAGCAGGACTTCCTGGCCGGGAAGGGCGATGGCGAGGCGCGCAACGACGTGTCCGGCCGCCTGGACGCCGACAAGATCGAGCAGGAGCAGATCGTCCGCGGCTGA